The DNA region AGGAGCAGTTGGGCGGATTCCGGACGTGGAGCTGGCAATCCGGTGAACTTCCGGATGGTTGGCGAAACAAACGGAATCCGTATGAGAACCAGAGAATGACGGCATCGGAAGTCTGCTGTTCCGATGCCGTCATTCGGAGAACGGCTCCAACGCCACGCCCGGCACGGCAGTCCTCCGGGCTTCCACGCTGCGGCGCTGCTCTCCGGGTCGCTTCGCTCGGACGGAACGGTTTTCGCCCGTTCCACCGGAATCCGTGTCAGCCGATGTGCGTGACGAGCGTGCCGATCCCCTCGACCTCCACCTCGACCGTGTCACCGCTCTGCAGCGGCCCGACCCCCTCGGGCGTGCCGGTCAGCACCACGTCACCGGGTTCCAGGGTCACAAAGCGGGTCACGTAGGTGAGGATGGAGGGCACGTCGAAGATCATGTGACGTGTGCGGCTGTCCTGCTTGACCTCCCCGTTCACGCGGGTCTGCACGCGCAGGTCGCGGACGTCCAGCTCGGTTTCCAGCCACGGACCGAGCGGGCAGAAGCGGTCGGCGGCCTTGGCGCGGAACCACTGCAGGTCGGTCTTCTGCAGGTCGCGGGCCGTCAGGTCCAGCCCGCAGGTGTACCCGGCGACGTGCGAGAGCGCCGTCTCGGGCGTCAGGTTCCGGGCGCGCTGGCCGATCACCAGCGCCAGCTCGCCCTCGAAATGGAAGTTCTGGGTCCAGTCGGGGCGGGTGACGGTCCCGCCGGGTTCGGCCAGCGCGTTGGCGCCCTTCAGGAAGATGCCGGGTTCCTTCGGCAGGTCGCCCGTGTCGTTCCCGAGTTCGCGGATGTGGTCCAGGTAATTGCGGCCCACGCAGACGATCTTGCCGGCCTCGGCGGGGGCCAGCAGCGCCGCCGGGTCGAGCGGCAGGCTCTGCCCCGTGCGGGGGCCGCCCAGCGAGCGGGTCAGGTGCAGGGTGTCACCGTCGAGTTCGGCCCAGTGGGCCTCGCCGGCGTGCCGGATGCGCGCGAGTTTCATGCGCGCAGGATAGTGCATCTGTCCGGTCGTCCCGGACCGGTGCCCGGCATCCGGGTCAGTCGGCGCTGCTGTCGGCCTCGTCCAGCGTGACGTGTTCCAGCGCGGCCGGGTCGATCAGGGTGACCTGCGCGCTCGTATAGGTGAGGAGGCGGGCCGCGTCGAGTTTGCGCATCACGCGCGACACGGTCTCACGGCTGGACGAGATGCGGGCCATGATGTCCTGGGTGGACAGGGGCAGCACCTCGGGGTTGACGACCCCGGCGGCCAGACGCTGCCGGTAGAGACTGAGGAACACGTGGCTGAGGGCCGCCTCGGTGTTCAGGCCGAAGGCGATCAGTTCGTCGTTCAGGAAGGTCACGCGGCGCACCAGCATCGCGCTGAGGTTCCACAGGACCTGTGGGTGCCGGCGCAGGATCTGCTGGAAGTGCGTGCGGTACAGCATCAGGGTCGTGACGTCCGTCTGGGCGCGGACGGTGGCGCTGCGCTCCCCGCCGCCCAGGACGGCCGTTTCTCCGATCACGCCGGGAGAGTACACGTCACCCATCACGCGCTCCCGGCTGCCCAGGCTGATGCGGGAGACGCGCACGACGCCGCTCGTGATCAGGTGCAGCGCCTCGCCCTCGGCGTCCTGTTCGAGGATCACCTGACCGGGGAGGTAGCGGCGCTCGGTGATCACGCGCAGGGCTTCCTGCAGGGCCTCGTCCGGGACGTCATGAAAAAGTGGGGAGTTCTTGAGATCGTCCAACCGGGCCATAGTCCGCTCATCCTAGCTTGACAAGGCAACATTGAACAGTCTGGCCGGAACCGCCGGCCGCTCCGGAACTGCCGGGAACACGCCCGCAGAAACCACCCTTTCCGCGCCCGCTCTGCCCGGACGCTAGCATGCAGCCGTGACTGCCGCTCCCGCCGCCCTCGAAGCCCGTTCCCTGACGCAGCGTTACGGTTCCCTGACCGCCCTGCGTGACGTGTCGCTGCGGGTCATGCCCGGCGAGGTGGTCGCCGTGACCGGCCCGTCAGGCAGCGGCAAGAGCACGCTGCTGCACCTGCTGGGCGGCCTGGACGTGCCGCAGCAGGGCGAGGTCTGGTGGGCCGGCGCGCGCGTGGACAGCCTGGACACGCAGGTGCGCGCCACGCGCCGCGCCGGGCAGATCGGCCTCGTCTTCCAGCATCACTACCTGCTCGACGACCTGAGCGTGATCGACAACGTCCTGATTCCCTCCCGGCTGGCCGGACAGCGGGACGAGGCCCGCGCCCGGGACCTGCTGGCCCGCGTGGGCCTGAACGGACGCGCCGACGCGCTGCCGGGCGTCCTGAGCGGGGGGGAACGGCAGCGGGTGGCGGTGGCGCGTGCGCTCGTGGCCCGGCCGGCCGCGGTGCTGGCCGACGAACCCACCGGCAGCCTGGACCGCGCCAACGCGCACGCCGTCGCGCAGCTGCTCGTGGGTCTGGCCCGCGAGGAGCAGGCGGGGGTGCTGTTCGTCACGCACGACGACCGCCTCGCCGCGTTCGCCGACCGCACGCTGCACCTGCTGGACGGTCAGTTCACGGACTCGGTGCCGGCGCTGCTGTGACCACCGGACCCGGGAGGGTGAGCCGGGGTGGCGACGCCACGCCCGACCGTCCTCTGGGCTCCCACGCTGCGGAGCCGCCCTCCGGGTCGCCTCGCTCGGATTGAACGGCTTTGTCAGCCGTTCAACCGGAGTCCGTCTCATACGGATTCCGTTTGTTTCGTTAACAGATCGGAACACCGCCGATCTGTTAACTCCACGTCCGGAACCCGCCCAGCTCCTCCTCGCTTCGCTCGGATTGAATGGTCTTTGCAGCCCATTCAACCGGAGTCCGTCTCAGGTGGTGCGGGCGCCGCGGGCGTACTGGGGCGCGACGGGCGG from Deinococcus depolymerans includes:
- a CDS encoding ABC transporter ATP-binding protein; the protein is MTAAPAALEARSLTQRYGSLTALRDVSLRVMPGEVVAVTGPSGSGKSTLLHLLGGLDVPQQGEVWWAGARVDSLDTQVRATRRAGQIGLVFQHHYLLDDLSVIDNVLIPSRLAGQRDEARARDLLARVGLNGRADALPGVLSGGERQRVAVARALVARPAAVLADEPTGSLDRANAHAVAQLLVGLAREEQAGVLFVTHDDRLAAFADRTLHLLDGQFTDSVPALL
- a CDS encoding fumarylacetoacetate hydrolase family protein; this encodes MKLARIRHAGEAHWAELDGDTLHLTRSLGGPRTGQSLPLDPAALLAPAEAGKIVCVGRNYLDHIRELGNDTGDLPKEPGIFLKGANALAEPGGTVTRPDWTQNFHFEGELALVIGQRARNLTPETALSHVAGYTCGLDLTARDLQKTDLQWFRAKAADRFCPLGPWLETELDVRDLRVQTRVNGEVKQDSRTRHMIFDVPSILTYVTRFVTLEPGDVVLTGTPEGVGPLQSGDTVEVEVEGIGTLVTHIG
- a CDS encoding Crp/Fnr family transcriptional regulator, which produces MARLDDLKNSPLFHDVPDEALQEALRVITERRYLPGQVILEQDAEGEALHLITSGVVRVSRISLGSRERVMGDVYSPGVIGETAVLGGGERSATVRAQTDVTTLMLYRTHFQQILRRHPQVLWNLSAMLVRRVTFLNDELIAFGLNTEAALSHVFLSLYRQRLAAGVVNPEVLPLSTQDIMARISSSRETVSRVMRKLDAARLLTYTSAQVTLIDPAALEHVTLDEADSSAD